The genomic window gaaaggggataaacttatgcccttttttcccttgcttccaaattgcatcaatggattaagtagcatccgaaatcagttgtcaaactttacttaaccttgtataattgaatcatggttttttcattaaaatatttattcgtcATGTCACAAATAGAAATTATAACTTCTAATAAAGGAGGAAAGAAGTTGTTCTTAGATggctattgttattattttgaaagaaaaacccAAATGGAAACTTTTAATTGGGCGTGTTgtaaaagaatacaaaataagTGCAAATCCAGAAATGTAACAAAGGTGTTGGCGAACAATCACGTCATTGTTAAAGAACCCGCGGACCATTGCCACGAACCAGCTCCCAATGATTTAccaattgcaaaaattaataataaagtaaagcgCAGAGCTCGAAGAAGTCACTTAGCGCCAAGTCAGATAATACAAAAAACTACAGTGGAAGCAGAGCAGAGTTACCGGGACTATTTACCATCCAGAAATGCCCAAAAGGCCAGAATTCGAAGATCAAGGCATAAAGCACCTCATTTTCGGGAACCAAAACTTTTGGAGGACATagatatttctttaaatttatactCTGGAAggagaattatttttattggcgGAAAAGTTCACAGAGCGGAATGAATGCGTAATTATTTGTGGTACGAAGTCGTCTTTAAACTTTTTGAGTCAAAGTTCTTGCTGGATTGTGGACGGAACATTTCAAGTTACCCCGAAAATAATGAGACAGGTGTTTTCAATTCATGCCATAGTGGAAGGTGAAACATTTCCCCTCGTGTTTTGCGTTATGAGCCGCAAGTCCAAAGAACTATACGAGGTTTTATTTGAAGAATTGTTCCGAATCACATCAGAGTACGGCCTAAATCTTCAACCCGAAAGAATTATCAGCGATTTTGAAATGGGACTGATATCGGCGGTAAGAAATTGTTTCCCGAACACTGATTTGCGTGGCTGCTTCTTCCACTTCAGTCAAATAATCTGGAGAAAAGTTCAAAAAGAAAGGTATGTGGTTGtctgtatgtaatatatgtatctacataagGTTCATTCACTTTCATTGCTTTCAGACTGgttaaaaaatatggaaactCTGAGATATTTTCGTTACAACTTCGAATGCTGAAAAGCCTAGCTTTTGTTCCGTCCGATGAAATCTCGGAATACTACAACAGTCTTTGTAGTATTTTTGATGATTATGGCATGCTAAAAATCGCAAATTGGTTTGTAAAGAACTACATTGGTAAATTTGATGAACCACCAACACATCATCCGTCATTTTGGTCAGTGCATAGCAATGTAGAAATGTAGTAAATGTTGTGACCAATGTAGTGTAGAAGCTTGGCATCGGCGACTTAATGTCATTGTAGGGGGAAAAAATTGCGGTATTTACCAACTTATAGCTAATTTGAATGCAGAGATGATTTATGTGAAATCACAAATATCAAGAGTAGAAAATGGAGAAGTTTTCCTGAGAAAGTTAAGATCAATTAgatctaacaaaaaaattaaaagaataataaaaaaagattaattattggaaaagtttcttttttgaaaagaatagcaaaaaatatttgtttttaatctaATCATGTACCTGTGCTTTGTACTTGAAATACTTATTACTTCTTctttgcatacatacttatcaTTTGAATTAATATTGAAgtcttttttgaagtgaaaacttctttagaatcgttgggagtgatttgagactcgatgaaacgaaaaaaccaaccctcttggctacgaagcgttatatgttgatatacgtatatgtgtgtggctgcgtactgctgagccccGCTAGTAtggtgagtattgtagtatgtatactacactgcctattacttgctttggtgtttagttcaagcgtcatacgtatgtatgtttgtatgtatgctagtacgtatgtgtgcgcgcctgcgtattacggagccacggtgagcgagaaggcattatgtatacctatgctacactacctaatacttgcttagaccaagtgtcctacgaatgtttgtgtgtatgttagtacgtctgtgtaatatacgcgttaccacgctcataatagcaaccgcgtgtgctgtattgcgtccgtatttttatattcgtaaatattttcatttttaaatatttaccgcaattatgccgaaaaataatgcagaaaagtgtcgtgtatatcgacagaaaaaaaaaagtatacaccAGACGTATCGCGAATACTTAggaaagattacaataaagttccaatgattttaagtggcgattttaacgtaaattttgcattggacacaacggttcctttaattgactttctcaatacaacatacaatttaaaaatgtgtaacaatcgcactgaatcgacaacacgatcaataGATACTATTTTGACTTGGCACTGGACTAGAACCCGCAAGGCAGCAGAGGTTGCGGTCGGTTAAAGAATACGTCAAGTGGGTTGATGTTCCGCGTGCAGGCAGATCCCGAAACGTGTACGTTGGaggagtcttgtcgaggccctataccACCGAGCGGAGTGTCAAGAAAACGAACTGTGAATAAAATAtctcataataataaattaaattagaatgaataaattgaattaaaataaataaatttaattaaaataaataaaaacctgaCCGTGTTTTTAACCCATTTAAGCCGAATTAtctcgaaaatttgaaaattccttCAGTAAAGTGTAAACTGGGGAAGGGCAAGTGGAATCAAATTGTGTCAGCCTATGTAATTCAATTTTTAACCACTTTTCAGAAATCAAGTGAGTGTAAGAGCCCTAAAAATTTCTGCCCTGCGCCTAGACTAGCAAACATGATCTTTGTGAACGGAAGGGTTATATCAGCGATTCAGGAACTATCGCAGCACACTTGCGATCTATTTGTCAATTGCTGACTAGATCAGAGATTGGCAAGTTAGAGTAGTTGTTAATTTCATGAGCTcaattgatataattttttttctttaagaagTTTCCGTTTGAGAAATTCCATAGTCTAAAGAAAATCACTATCATGGAAATTCTAGCTCGAAGTGAGCCAGTGCTCCTTTACCATATCTCTTCATAAAGTCTCGGCTCATTGCATCGCCCCTTTTGGCACTTATACACCGTAGACCTTCTTCGCTATCATCAATCCAGCTTCTTATATTCCTACTGCCACGCTTTCTATTGCCCATTAGCCACCTCCTAAGTTGATGGTCTTTTTCCTTTCCCTGTTGTCGTCCATTCTAAGTAGATGCTCAAGCTATCGCAAGCTCTGCGCCTTAACAACCCACATAATGTTTTGGTCCGTTATGAGTTGTTTGATTTCGTTGTTGCATCTAATTCTATAAGCCCCATCTGCTTCCTTTACTGTACCAATTCTCTCCTCAGTATCTTTCGCTCAAAGCTTAGGATTGTTCTTAATGTTGGTGGTCAAAGCCGATGCTTCACAGCCATAAGTTGATATTGGTCTTATTAAGACCTTATAGATTTTCGACTCACAGAAGGAGCCAGTGTGTTTTTAAACAGTTTAAGATTTGAAAAGTAACTTCTGTTGGCAGTTTGGATTCTATTGCTTACGCAGATTAGGGGATCCGCTATGCTGCTAAGGTTTATACCCAGGCATTTGAAGGCTTCCACTATTTGAAAAGTATGTGGACCAACTTCCAGGTTGCTGTAGCGAGTAGTATTGCTTGACCTGAGAAAGTATGTTGCCTCTTCGACGTTGACTTCTAGCCCCACTGGTTTCGCTATATTAATGAGGTTTAACACGCAATCGGCAAGTACGCGTGGATTTCTTGCAACAATCGCAAGATCGTCAGCACAGTTGGGTAGAGAATCTGGAGGTATAGAAGtggatataaaatttttgagctAAGGATATCCGCCACTGTACAAAGTGAGACTCTTAACTTTATTTCGAACGCACAATCACTCGGGCCTTCCAGTACAGCTCAGATTTCTGATCTTGGGCACAGAGAGTTACATCAAAGCAAGAATTTCCCGTAGCGGGGAGTGGAGAGGCAACTCTCACACTCCATATGACGATGTAGTCATTTACAAGGCTCTGAGTCCACGCTGAACCTAGCTTTTCGGGTGTTTCATCTATGCTGTGTCTTCCAGAATGAAGCATAACTACAGTGGAGGCTTTCCAGCAGCTTAAAATTGATGTGATCAGAAGATATACAAGTAGTTTCTGTCTTCGGAGTTCTTAAACGACATAGCTTAACAAGAAACCGTGGAGATAGGCTtggagtttttttgttttttttttttttcaaaatatgctgCAGAAGTTGCAAGAAGGataagaaagaagaaacgaTGTCTCATCTCCTCTGTAACTAACACGCACCATGCAAAGGCCGACTTTGGCCTCTCCTCAAATACATCTGCGTGTTtgtatgtaattatatgtaagtGATTTTCTTGCCGCTCTGTAATTCGCCACCATAAAACACGCAGTTGCATCCATAAATTCACTTATGACGAGAAGTTTATCGCATTACAATCAACAAAAAAGGAAGGGATGACTAATccataaaaaatagaaagagCGATGGTGAGGAGTGGCGAAAAGGAAGTAAGAGAGGCATATGCACAATTTACTAACAGCAATAAAAGTCCGCTGTAATCAACTGTGATGGATTTCATACATTTGATTTTAGATGATGGCACGCATGCCAAAATCGTGCTGATTCAGCAGTCGCCTGCAACAAAGAACGGCAAAGCAGATGTAAAGGATGTGGTGGCAATAGCGATCCAAGACATactaagcacacatacatacacacgtacatatttCTGAACAGGAATAACTTTCAGCATTCAACAGTTCGTTGCTTGTGAACATACAACCCAGGGTGATGGTGTAACTCATACGTACTCTCGTATATGACGACATCGGCATTGTCCAGTTTATATGAGAAACGTGACTCACACATCCGTATGTAAAACCAACGCCTCCGCTACTCCCAG from Anastrepha ludens isolate Willacy chromosome 5, idAnaLude1.1, whole genome shotgun sequence includes these protein-coding regions:
- the LOC128862995 gene encoding uncharacterized protein LOC128862995; the protein is MGLISAVRNCFPNTDLRGCFFHFSQIIWRKVQKERLVKKYGNSEIFSLQLRMLKSLAFVPSDEISEYYNSLCSIFDDYGMLKIANWFVKNYIGKFDEPPTHHPSFWSVHSNVEM